From the genome of Phaenicophaeus curvirostris isolate KB17595 chromosome 6, BPBGC_Pcur_1.0, whole genome shotgun sequence, one region includes:
- the TMEM158 gene encoding transmembrane protein 158 gives MLPLLLPALLAACLPPCPGWSPSAAAGGRDEPEPELFLPPANSSSRPSAGLEMDLDGAASKEEGSAGSPGTPAAPSPEPFPSTPASPGQGQQQQQRPQPQPVEDPHCNISVQRQMLSSLLVRWSRPLGIQCDLLLFSTNGHGRAFFSAAFHRVGPPLLIEHLGLAADLRLCVGCSWVRGRRVGRLRGAAPQAPAASSSSSSSSSSSSLAYPPAAEPGQYWLQGEPLNFCCLDFSLEELKGEPGWRMNRKPIESTLVACFMTLVIIVWSVAALIWPVPIIAGFLPNGMEQRRGTAAANAAK, from the coding sequence ATGCTGCCGCTGCTCCTCCCGGCGCTGCTGGCCGCCTGCCTGCCGCCCTGCCCGGGCTGGAGCCCCTCGGCGGCCGCCGGCGGGCGGGACGAGCCGGAGCCAGAGCTCTTCTTGCCCCCCGCCAACTCCTCCTCCCGGCCCTCGGCTGGGCTGGAGATGGACCTCGACGGGGCGGCGAGCAAGGAGGAGGGCAGCGCGGGCAGCCCGGGCACGCCGGCCGCCCCTAGCCCGGAGCCTTTTCCCTCTACTCCCGCCTCCCCCgggcaggggcagcagcagcagcagcgcccgCAGCCGCAGCCCGTCGAGGACCCGCACTGCAACATCAGCGTGCAGCGCCAGATGCTGAGCTCGCTGCTGGTGCGCTGGAGCCGCCCGCTGGGCATCCAGTGCGacctcctgctcttctccaccaacGGGCACGGGCGCGCGTTCTTCTCCGCCGCCTTCCACCGCGTGGGGCCGCCGCTCCTCATCGAGCACCTGGGGCTGGCGGCCGATCTGCGCCTCTGCGTGGGATGCAGCTGGGTGCGGGGCCGCCGGGTCGGGCGCCTGCGGGGAGCCGCGCCCCAAgcccccgccgcctcctcctcctcttcatcgtcttcatcctcctcctcgctcGCCTACCCGCCGGCGGCCGAGCCCGGGCAGTACTGGCTGCAAGGGGAGCCGCTGAATTTCTGCTGCCTGGatttcagcctggaggagctgAAGGGGGAGCCCGGCTGGCGGATGAACCGCAAGCCCATCGAGTCCACCTTGGTGGCTTGCTTCATGACTCTGGTCATCATCGTCTGGAGCGTGGCCGCCCTCATCTGGCCCGTGCCCATCATCGCGGGGTTCCTGCCGAACGGGATGGAGCAGCGCCGGGGCACCGCGGCCGCCAACGCCGCCAAGTAG